The following are encoded together in the Myxococcus guangdongensis genome:
- a CDS encoding lipase family protein, which produces MRLRHSLFLMAPLFVGALTGCGEGLEESVTPEAPITEQLGTAESAAVSTQGITSHFQTWLNANGYQGDDFARYTLPGGSYGGKKDANDTVVNTPVIFIHGNSDKAVGTGTAGQSGWNASLDYFLANGYKTSELYALTWGPADIMQTAVQYHSKPNIMRVRRFIEAVKAYTGASKVDIVSHSMGVTLARKAILGGAANDSANGGAYNVGAPLTSSVDTFVGIAGANLGLTSCYQTGPTTPTCGSTNGLYPGYLYFGAVLGRSTFLDNLRATSGYEGAYRYSIYSTADEIIGYGGIVYGDYTSRIPGQQGEKVYSAYPYGHYNSKDLTGAVQYSMVRNHIVP; this is translated from the coding sequence ATGCGATTGCGGCATTCGCTGTTCCTCATGGCCCCCCTCTTCGTCGGAGCCCTCACCGGCTGCGGCGAGGGGCTCGAGGAGTCCGTCACGCCCGAAGCGCCCATCACCGAGCAGCTCGGCACCGCCGAGTCCGCCGCCGTCTCCACTCAGGGAATCACGTCCCACTTCCAGACGTGGCTCAACGCCAACGGCTACCAGGGCGACGACTTCGCGCGGTACACCCTGCCGGGTGGCAGCTACGGCGGGAAGAAGGACGCCAACGACACCGTGGTGAACACGCCCGTCATCTTCATCCACGGCAACTCCGACAAGGCGGTGGGCACCGGCACCGCGGGCCAGTCGGGCTGGAACGCGTCGCTCGATTACTTCCTCGCCAATGGCTACAAGACGAGCGAGCTCTACGCGCTGACGTGGGGCCCGGCGGACATCATGCAGACCGCCGTGCAGTACCACTCGAAGCCGAACATCATGCGGGTGCGCCGCTTCATCGAGGCGGTGAAGGCGTACACCGGCGCGTCGAAGGTGGACATCGTCTCCCACTCGATGGGCGTGACGCTCGCGCGCAAGGCCATCCTCGGCGGCGCCGCGAACGACTCCGCCAACGGGGGCGCGTACAACGTCGGCGCGCCGCTGACGAGCTCCGTCGATACGTTCGTCGGCATCGCCGGCGCGAACCTGGGCCTGACGTCCTGCTACCAGACGGGTCCCACCACGCCGACGTGCGGCTCCACCAACGGCCTGTACCCGGGCTACCTGTACTTCGGCGCCGTGCTCGGCCGCTCCACGTTCCTGGACAACCTGCGCGCCACGAGCGGCTACGAGGGTGCGTACCGCTACAGCATCTACTCCACGGCCGACGAAATCATCGGCTACGGCGGCATCGTGTACGGCGACTACACCTCGCGCATCCCTGGTCAGCAGGGTGAGAAGGTGTACTCGGCCTATCCCTACGGGCACTACAACTCGAAGGACCTGACCGGCGCCGTGCAGTACAGCATGGTGCGCAACCACATCGTCCCGTAG
- a CDS encoding alpha/beta fold hydrolase — MSSSRAFTALLLAAGLSSAGCVRSYAGESALSFQDLDYSTAGTKQAWPVHRVALPDVTARYGLASPLHVSYVDLPAPTPEAKTVIFVHGLGSYLKFWQAQLDVFHAKGYRVVAVDLPGYGKSDKPATFPYTTEAMADAVAELARVLGVEKPILAGHSMGGQTSLSYALRYPDAVEALVLVSPAGFEKFSWKEKQWFRRVMSSDFIKAAPEAGIWGSVRQGNFMHWRPELDWLIQDRVRLAKSPEFDAYAYANVRTVRGLANNDFVRDNLHRVSVPTLIVYGTDDRLIPNPFLHGGEAREIMEYGASRIPGAALAPMKGCGHTVQLDCPEPVNEVVLAFLADPTAAKPFVEKTKPEDKEAKPSEPSPVPGAPETQPSPMPAQDDAPAPSDGPRP; from the coding sequence ATGAGCTCCTCCCGCGCTTTCACCGCGTTGCTCCTCGCGGCGGGGCTGTCCTCCGCCGGTTGCGTGCGCTCGTATGCTGGCGAGTCCGCGCTGTCCTTCCAGGACCTCGACTACTCCACGGCGGGCACGAAGCAGGCCTGGCCCGTGCACCGCGTGGCCCTGCCGGACGTCACCGCCCGGTACGGTCTGGCGAGCCCGCTCCATGTCTCGTACGTGGATTTGCCCGCGCCCACGCCCGAGGCGAAGACGGTCATCTTCGTGCACGGCCTGGGCTCGTACCTGAAGTTCTGGCAGGCGCAGCTGGACGTGTTCCACGCGAAGGGCTACCGCGTCGTCGCGGTGGACCTGCCGGGCTACGGCAAGTCCGACAAGCCGGCCACGTTCCCGTACACCACCGAGGCCATGGCGGACGCGGTGGCGGAGCTGGCGCGGGTGTTGGGCGTGGAGAAGCCCATCCTCGCGGGGCACTCCATGGGCGGGCAGACGTCGCTGTCGTACGCGCTGCGCTACCCGGACGCGGTGGAGGCGCTGGTGCTGGTGTCTCCGGCCGGGTTCGAGAAGTTCTCCTGGAAGGAGAAGCAGTGGTTCCGCCGGGTGATGAGCTCGGACTTCATCAAGGCGGCGCCGGAGGCGGGCATCTGGGGCAGCGTGCGTCAGGGCAACTTCATGCACTGGCGGCCGGAGCTGGACTGGCTCATCCAGGACCGCGTGCGGCTGGCGAAGTCGCCGGAGTTCGACGCGTACGCCTACGCCAACGTCCGCACGGTGCGGGGCCTGGCGAACAACGACTTCGTGCGCGACAACCTGCACCGCGTCTCGGTGCCCACGCTCATCGTCTACGGCACGGATGACCGGCTGATTCCCAACCCGTTCCTGCACGGCGGCGAGGCGCGCGAAATCATGGAGTACGGCGCGTCCCGCATCCCCGGCGCCGCGCTGGCGCCGATGAAGGGCTGTGGACACACGGTGCAGCTCGACTGCCCGGAGCCGGTCAACGAGGTGGTGCTCGCGTTCCTGGCGGACCCGACGGCGGCGAAGCCCTTCGTGGAGAAGACGAAGCCCGAGGACAAGGAGGCCAAGCCGAGCGAGCCGTCGCCCGTGCCCGGCGCGCCGGAGACGCAGCCCTCGCCGATGCCCGCGCAGGACGATGCGCCGGCGCCGTCGGACGGACCGAGGCCGTAG
- a CDS encoding acyl-CoA synthetase: MFIGDWMGRGALYWPEHVAVVDTAKGDAGRFTYRALNARAEALGGWLRDVAGVKPGDRVGLVAHNGVEYLDALFACGKLGAIFVPYNWRLHASELTDLVRSIRPRVLLFGDDFRDAVAQVRESVGDSLRLVALEPQGLPGVATYPDVLAHRPTAPVRNDAVSEEDTLCLLFTGGTTGRSKGACVSYRMVAWNTLNTLVHEVRPGDVTVTHTPMFHTGGLLVYTLPLLTAGGTVVIMRRWEPEELLALIAREKVSLFFAVPTQYQQLLDSPRFATTDFSSVRFMTSGGAALPVPLIQAWQAVHAVPFKQGFGMTEFGPGIFSMGPEFAVSKAGSIGRPNYFIAAKLVDDDGREVPTGGVGELVLKGPSMCSGYFEDEAATREAIDADGWFHTGDLARQDADGFFTIAGRKKDMFISGGENVYPLELESVLYEHAAVQQCSVIGMPDAKWGEVGRAFVVLKPGVDCTGDALLEHLRGKVARFKVPKRVVLVERLPVSAAGKILKRELREAAIAADAEGR, encoded by the coding sequence ATGTTCATCGGAGACTGGATGGGGCGGGGCGCCCTGTACTGGCCCGAGCACGTCGCGGTGGTGGACACGGCCAAGGGCGACGCCGGCCGCTTCACCTACCGCGCCCTGAACGCGCGCGCCGAGGCGCTCGGCGGCTGGCTGCGCGACGTCGCCGGGGTGAAGCCCGGGGACCGCGTGGGCCTGGTCGCCCACAACGGCGTCGAGTACCTGGATGCCCTCTTCGCCTGCGGCAAGCTGGGCGCCATCTTCGTCCCCTACAACTGGCGCCTGCATGCCTCCGAGCTGACCGACCTGGTCCGCTCCATCCGCCCGCGCGTGCTGCTCTTCGGCGACGACTTCCGCGACGCCGTGGCCCAGGTGCGCGAGAGCGTGGGCGACTCGCTGCGCCTCGTGGCGCTGGAGCCGCAAGGGCTGCCCGGCGTCGCCACGTACCCGGACGTGCTCGCGCACCGCCCCACCGCGCCCGTGCGCAACGACGCCGTGTCCGAGGAGGACACGCTGTGCCTGCTCTTCACCGGCGGCACCACGGGGCGCTCCAAGGGCGCGTGTGTCAGCTACCGCATGGTGGCGTGGAACACGCTCAACACGCTGGTGCACGAGGTGCGCCCCGGCGACGTCACGGTGACGCACACGCCCATGTTCCACACGGGCGGGCTGCTCGTGTACACGCTGCCCCTGCTCACCGCGGGCGGCACCGTGGTCATCATGCGCCGCTGGGAGCCGGAGGAGCTGCTCGCGCTGATTGCCCGCGAGAAGGTGTCGCTGTTCTTCGCGGTGCCCACGCAGTACCAGCAGCTGCTCGACTCGCCGCGCTTCGCGACGACGGACTTCTCGTCGGTGCGCTTCATGACCAGCGGCGGGGCGGCGCTGCCGGTGCCGCTCATCCAGGCGTGGCAGGCGGTGCACGCGGTGCCCTTCAAGCAGGGCTTCGGGATGACCGAGTTCGGCCCGGGAATCTTCAGCATGGGGCCCGAGTTCGCGGTGTCCAAGGCGGGCTCCATCGGCCGCCCCAATTACTTCATCGCGGCGAAGCTGGTGGACGACGACGGCCGCGAGGTGCCGACGGGCGGCGTGGGAGAGCTGGTCCTCAAGGGCCCCTCCATGTGCTCGGGCTACTTCGAGGACGAGGCCGCCACGCGCGAGGCCATCGACGCGGACGGCTGGTTCCACACCGGCGACCTGGCGCGTCAGGACGCGGACGGCTTCTTCACCATCGCCGGCCGCAAGAAGGACATGTTCATCTCCGGCGGGGAGAACGTGTACCCGCTGGAGCTGGAGTCCGTGCTGTACGAGCACGCCGCCGTGCAGCAGTGCTCGGTCATCGGCATGCCGGACGCGAAGTGGGGTGAAGTGGGGCGCGCCTTCGTGGTGCTCAAGCCCGGCGTGGACTGCACGGGTGACGCGCTGCTCGAGCACCTGCGCGGCAAGGTGGCGCGCTTCAAGGTGCCCAAGCGGGTGGTGCTGGTGGAGCGCCTGCCGGTGTCCGCGGCGGGGAAGATTCTCAAGCGCGAGCTTCGCGAGGCGGCCATCGCCGCCGACGCCGAGGGGCGATGA
- a CDS encoding 3-oxoacyl-ACP synthase III family protein, translating to MRYAQILSTGRYVPEKVLTNADVEKILGEPVDEWLQQNVGIKQRHVMADSQATSDLCVAAARQALERSGTKPEELDLIIVATDTPDYLSPATSSVVQAKLGAPNAGTYDLNCACAGWVTALDVGSKTIAADDSYQRILVVGAYGMTRYVNWKDKKTCTLFADGAGAVVLGAGDKPGFMGAKLLANGEYHDALGIYTGGTSRPATAETLPLTGGKPAVQFVRKFPSTFNTERWPMLLDQLLKRQDQTLDDVKLFVFTQLNLRTIEATMKVLNQPMAKAHYTMDKWGYTGSACIPMTLDDAVVQGKVKKGDLVAFCASGGGLAMASALYRWTA from the coding sequence ATGCGATACGCGCAGATCCTCTCCACTGGCCGTTACGTCCCCGAGAAGGTCCTCACCAACGCGGACGTCGAGAAGATTCTCGGCGAGCCCGTCGACGAGTGGCTCCAGCAGAACGTGGGCATCAAGCAGCGCCACGTCATGGCGGACTCCCAGGCCACCAGTGATTTGTGCGTCGCCGCCGCCCGTCAGGCCCTGGAGCGCTCGGGCACGAAGCCGGAGGAGCTGGACCTCATCATCGTCGCCACCGACACGCCCGACTACTTGAGCCCCGCCACCTCCTCCGTGGTGCAGGCCAAGCTGGGCGCCCCCAACGCCGGCACCTACGACCTCAACTGCGCGTGCGCGGGCTGGGTGACGGCGCTGGACGTGGGCTCGAAGACGATTGCCGCGGATGACAGCTACCAGCGCATCCTCGTCGTCGGCGCGTACGGCATGACGCGCTACGTGAACTGGAAGGACAAGAAGACCTGCACCCTGTTCGCGGACGGCGCGGGCGCGGTGGTGCTGGGCGCGGGCGACAAGCCCGGCTTCATGGGCGCGAAGCTCCTGGCCAACGGCGAGTACCACGACGCGCTCGGCATCTACACCGGCGGCACGAGTCGCCCCGCCACCGCGGAGACGCTGCCGCTGACCGGCGGCAAGCCCGCCGTGCAGTTCGTGCGCAAGTTCCCCTCCACCTTCAACACCGAGCGCTGGCCCATGCTGCTGGACCAGCTGCTCAAGCGGCAGGACCAGACGCTGGATGACGTGAAGCTCTTCGTCTTCACCCAGCTCAACCTGCGCACCATCGAGGCCACCATGAAGGTGCTCAACCAGCCCATGGCCAAGGCGCACTACACGATGGACAAGTGGGGCTACACGGGCTCGGCCTGCATCCCCATGACGCTCGACGACGCGGTGGTGCAGGGGAAGGTGAAGAAGGGCGACCTGGTGGCCTTCTGTGCCAGCGGCGGCGGTCTCGCCATGGCCTCCGCCCTCTACCGCTGGACGGCCTGA
- a CDS encoding TetR/AcrR family transcriptional regulator yields MNRPSTSPDRSGPVTPRGQRTRAKLLKAAESVFGEKGYERASIADITRKGGVALGTFYVYFPDKQSIFVEVVDDLGTRLRRLIADSTSKCDNRIDVEREGLRTFFQFVRQHPNLYRVVRQAEFVDADCYRRYYDRFAKGYVTGLSRAMEEGEVRRMDPEALAYCLMGIGDFLGMRWVLWEEDPGLERVLDTAMGLIRHGLDTRPAPPPGRNTLKTSKTPAKAAPSRAAPTKNAKKNTLRPTRRPARSARS; encoded by the coding sequence ATGAATCGGCCTTCAACTTCTCCAGACCGCTCCGGACCCGTGACACCGCGAGGTCAGCGGACGCGTGCGAAGCTGCTGAAGGCCGCCGAGTCGGTCTTCGGGGAGAAGGGCTACGAGCGCGCCTCCATCGCGGACATCACGCGCAAGGGGGGCGTGGCGCTCGGCACGTTCTACGTCTACTTCCCGGACAAGCAGTCCATCTTCGTCGAGGTGGTGGACGACCTGGGCACGCGCCTGCGTCGGCTCATCGCGGACTCCACCTCCAAGTGCGACAACCGCATCGACGTGGAGCGCGAGGGCCTGCGCACCTTCTTCCAGTTCGTGCGCCAGCACCCCAACCTCTACCGCGTGGTGCGCCAGGCGGAGTTCGTCGACGCCGACTGCTACCGCCGCTACTACGACCGCTTCGCCAAGGGCTACGTCACCGGCCTGTCCCGCGCCATGGAGGAGGGCGAGGTGCGCCGCATGGACCCGGAGGCGCTCGCCTACTGCCTGATGGGCATCGGTGACTTCCTGGGCATGCGCTGGGTGCTGTGGGAGGAGGACCCGGGCCTGGAGCGCGTGCTCGACACCGCCATGGGCCTCATCCGCCACGGCCTGGACACCCGCCCCGCGCCGCCCCCGGGCCGCAACACGCTCAAGACGTCCAAGACCCCCGCCAAGGCCGCGCCCTCGCGCGCCGCCCCCACCAAGAACGCCAAGAAGAACACCCTGCGCCCCACGCGCCGTCCGGCGCGGAGCGCCCGGAGCTGA